The Verrucomicrobium spinosum DSM 4136 = JCM 18804 genome includes a region encoding these proteins:
- a CDS encoding vWA domain-containing protein, protein MPYSNLPIGVANPGLVVILVDQSSSMSETYAPPHNRAEFAAIAVNRCIYEILAKCRDGQNVRDRCHIAVLGYGLQARNLIVVGRPSDLEARILRFEDLKQRVPDGAGGLVDIDFKLPVWIDATASGSTPMAEAFNFASEMIQAWTRDNPGNFPPVCINITDGEPNDETAAENAARALMQTGTTDGTTLLFNAHIGNPADGEVKMPASEGHLSNQYARFLYRISSGVPQPLEAAARNVGFNVQSGSRGMLMNAGPEALTALIQFGSQHAR, encoded by the coding sequence ATGCCCTACTCCAACCTTCCCATCGGCGTCGCCAACCCCGGCCTCGTCGTCATCCTTGTGGACCAGTCTAGTTCCATGAGCGAGACATATGCACCTCCGCACAATCGTGCTGAGTTCGCCGCCATCGCCGTCAACCGCTGCATCTATGAAATCCTCGCCAAGTGCCGGGACGGCCAGAACGTGCGCGACCGGTGCCACATTGCCGTGCTGGGCTATGGTCTTCAGGCCCGCAATCTCATCGTCGTCGGCCGCCCCTCAGATCTCGAGGCCAGAATCCTCCGGTTCGAGGATCTAAAACAGCGTGTTCCAGACGGGGCCGGTGGCCTGGTGGACATTGATTTCAAGCTCCCTGTCTGGATTGATGCCACCGCATCCGGCTCCACCCCCATGGCCGAGGCCTTCAACTTCGCCTCAGAAATGATCCAGGCCTGGACCCGGGACAACCCCGGCAACTTCCCGCCCGTCTGCATCAACATCACCGATGGAGAACCCAATGACGAGACCGCAGCAGAGAATGCCGCCCGCGCCCTCATGCAGACCGGCACCACAGACGGCACCACCCTCCTCTTCAATGCGCATATCGGCAATCCCGCCGATGGCGAGGTAAAGATGCCCGCCTCCGAGGGCCACCTCAGCAATCAGTACGCCCGGTTCCTTTACCGCATCTCCAGTGGCGTGCCCCAGCCCCTGGAGGCGGCAGCTCGCAATGTCGGTTTCAACGTCCAGTCCGGGTCCCGGGGCATGCTCATGAACGCCGGCCCTGAAGCCCTCACCGCGCTCATCCAGTTTGGCTCCCAGCACGCCCGGTAA